The Salinibacterium sp. M195 genome includes a window with the following:
- a CDS encoding VOC family protein, translated as MSAITPCLWFDHSAEEAAAFYVDAFPRAAIRNTTNYPTEGLADFQKDFAGDVLTVDFEIAGQRLLALNAGDLFTFTSAISFMVNFDPSVDPDARHNLDALWEKLIDGGEALMPLDEYPFSSRYGWVRDKFGVNWQLMLTDPTGEPRPMIIPSLLFGSSAQNRAHEATEYYLSVFDGSKMGTDIRHAEQTGPAIRAAVNFSDFRLRDQWFVAMDAGIEQESTFTEAVSFVVPCADQAEIDRYWEALSAVPEAEACGWCKDQFGVSWQITPHNIDELMKRPDAFDHMMEMKKIEMAKL; from the coding sequence ATGAGCGCCATTACGCCCTGTCTCTGGTTTGATCACTCCGCCGAGGAGGCGGCCGCTTTTTACGTGGATGCGTTCCCGAGAGCCGCCATCCGCAACACCACTAATTATCCAACTGAAGGTCTCGCCGATTTCCAGAAGGACTTTGCTGGTGACGTGCTGACGGTAGATTTCGAGATCGCCGGCCAACGCCTCTTGGCGCTCAACGCTGGCGACCTCTTCACCTTCACCTCCGCGATTTCCTTCATGGTGAACTTCGATCCGTCAGTGGATCCGGATGCCCGCCACAATCTTGACGCCTTATGGGAGAAGCTCATTGACGGCGGTGAGGCCCTCATGCCGCTAGACGAATATCCTTTCAGCTCGAGGTATGGCTGGGTGCGTGACAAGTTTGGGGTGAACTGGCAACTGATGCTCACCGATCCGACCGGCGAACCGCGGCCCATGATCATCCCCTCGCTATTGTTCGGGAGTTCTGCCCAGAATCGCGCCCATGAAGCGACCGAGTACTACCTCTCGGTATTCGATGGCTCAAAGATGGGCACCGATATTCGGCATGCGGAACAGACGGGTCCGGCCATCCGTGCTGCAGTGAATTTTTCGGACTTTCGACTGCGAGATCAGTGGTTCGTGGCCATGGACGCTGGGATCGAACAGGAGTCGACGTTCACCGAAGCGGTGTCTTTTGTGGTGCCGTGTGCGGATCAGGCCGAAATTGACCGCTATTGGGAGGCGCTCTCGGCGGTTCCCGAAGCGGAAGCCTGCGGTTGGTGCAAAGACCAGTTTGGGGTGAGCTGGCAGATCACTCCCCACAACATCGATGAACTCATGAAGCGACCCGATGCCTTCGACCACATGATGGAGATGAAGAAGATTGAAATGGCCAAGCTCTAG